The Magnetofaba australis IT-1 genome contains a region encoding:
- the pglZ gene encoding BREX-3 system phosphatase PglZ yields the protein MADWRKAILDEFTPGVARLTLAADPDDLLVEEEISRQLQARGFEIMRYDDPVAFRFAYESKYRSRWDRKETCDLVVVWNGDAMLPHDLLQTGRSLTFTLADLFPGLSVSVLSALDRADLTPLFRARAGSSLEPMGDNATKDFILRHVFGIAPELIRQPSDLLRVLLRRHYQNQRIPETLDDRLIGQMRHGGWFDEWPLEEIVPDRDVFFGFLQERWPVFLKQLADRLEAHPWTTPVEQISSYGMKHRGPAWLPFDHDDVRIYVDNLFLEGFLHPVRFENPAILNLSWLGVGIFQDPDADRKKRLESILDKCAASLPAPEARHKKWLQFARLWGQLTRLATDPDYPLSANHSDSFHNLQQRLDHLFQAWMESRFGGLHNQPALPPIMVHHVPRAIARQMADQADSKAAMIVMDGLSLDQWFTIGESLREQLPGLGFHEDAVFAWVPTLTSVSRQAIFSGKPPIFFPASIQTTAKEPDLWRQFWEEQGLTRQECGYEKGLGDESLAGLEPLLCDHRTRVAGLVVDKVDRIMHGMELGAAGMQASIRQWCNMGWLSGLIELCISQNFDVYLTSDHGNVEAVGMGRPSEGMIADVRGERCRIYPDQGLQQRFHHEFSESLPWPGYGLPDGFHALLATQRSAFIAHGKRVVGHGGITIEEAIVPFIQIKKAQQ from the coding sequence ATGGCTGACTGGCGCAAGGCGATTCTCGACGAATTCACCCCCGGCGTCGCCCGCCTGACCCTGGCAGCCGACCCGGATGACCTGTTGGTGGAGGAGGAAATCTCGCGGCAACTACAGGCGCGGGGCTTCGAGATCATGCGCTACGATGATCCGGTCGCGTTCCGGTTCGCCTATGAATCCAAGTACCGCAGCCGATGGGATCGAAAGGAGACGTGTGATCTGGTGGTGGTCTGGAATGGGGATGCCATGCTGCCCCATGATCTGCTCCAGACAGGCCGGAGCCTGACGTTCACCCTGGCGGACCTGTTTCCTGGCCTGAGCGTTTCCGTTCTCTCCGCGTTGGACCGGGCGGACTTGACGCCGCTGTTCCGCGCCCGTGCCGGTTCCTCTCTGGAACCCATGGGTGACAACGCCACCAAGGATTTCATCCTCCGTCATGTGTTCGGCATTGCCCCGGAGTTGATCCGGCAACCATCGGATCTGCTTCGCGTCCTGTTGCGCCGCCATTATCAGAATCAGCGAATCCCTGAAACGCTCGATGACCGGCTAATCGGCCAAATGCGTCATGGCGGATGGTTCGACGAATGGCCCTTGGAGGAGATCGTTCCCGACCGGGATGTCTTTTTTGGATTCCTTCAAGAACGGTGGCCAGTGTTCCTGAAGCAACTGGCCGACAGGCTGGAGGCGCATCCCTGGACGACCCCCGTCGAGCAGATTTCCTCCTATGGCATGAAACATCGTGGTCCGGCTTGGCTGCCTTTCGACCATGATGATGTGCGCATCTACGTGGACAACCTGTTCCTTGAGGGATTTCTGCACCCGGTCAGGTTCGAAAACCCAGCCATTCTCAACCTGAGCTGGCTGGGCGTTGGCATCTTTCAGGACCCGGATGCGGATCGCAAGAAGCGGTTGGAATCGATCTTGGACAAATGCGCTGCATCTCTTCCCGCACCTGAAGCCAGGCACAAGAAGTGGCTCCAGTTCGCCAGACTCTGGGGACAGCTCACCCGCTTGGCCACTGATCCGGACTATCCGCTGTCGGCGAATCATTCCGATTCATTCCACAACCTGCAACAGCGATTGGATCATCTGTTCCAAGCATGGATGGAATCCCGCTTCGGCGGGCTGCACAACCAACCGGCCTTGCCACCGATCATGGTGCATCACGTTCCCAGAGCCATTGCGCGTCAAATGGCCGACCAAGCCGACAGCAAGGCGGCCATGATCGTGATGGATGGCCTGTCTCTGGATCAATGGTTCACCATCGGTGAGTCTCTCAGGGAACAACTCCCTGGCTTGGGTTTCCATGAGGATGCCGTTTTTGCCTGGGTTCCGACGCTGACTTCCGTCTCCAGGCAGGCCATATTCTCGGGGAAGCCGCCTATTTTCTTTCCGGCGTCCATTCAGACGACGGCCAAGGAGCCGGACCTTTGGCGGCAGTTCTGGGAAGAACAGGGACTGACCCGCCAGGAGTGTGGCTATGAGAAAGGGTTGGGGGACGAATCGCTGGCGGGACTGGAACCGCTCCTTTGTGATCATCGCACTCGCGTTGCGGGCTTGGTGGTCGACAAGGTGGACAGGATCATGCACGGAATGGAACTGGGGGCTGCTGGAATGCAGGCATCCATCCGGCAGTGGTGCAACATGGGCTGGCTCTCCGGTTTGATCGAGTTGTGCATCAGCCAGAATTTCGATGTGTACCTGACGTCTGACCACGGCAACGTTGAAGCCGTCGGTATGGGCCGTCCCTCCGAGGGGATGATCGCGGATGTTCGGGGAGAGCGCTGCCGCATCTATCCTGATCAAGGACTCCAACAGAGATTTCACCATGAATTCAGCGAAAGCCTTCCATGGCCCGGATACGGCTTGCCGGATGGGTTTCACGCCTTGCTTGCCACACAACGTTCCGCCTTCATTGCGCATGGGAAACGTGTCGTCGGGCATGGTGGCATTACGATTGAGGAGGCCATCGTGCCTTTCATCCAGATCAAGAAGGCTCAGCAATGA
- a CDS encoding peptidase G2 autoproteolytic cleavage domain-containing protein, whose amino-acid sequence MSNQIPSNITDDAYANEIEGGFRAMLVGHNADGSHKANIDAVIGAIYAEPAAVAYISTTQFTVAGDVTATYTVGRAINAVSSGANVWSHVVSASFDGGSGLTTVTVSDAVIPADLAQILYGIITDERQLPEMGFLKADGSEPSTGLQDFQSGIQTPLWRISSATNKAIIYKPDGTSEVFKIDLNTGQTSIPGYLLMGAMGSANFGNGGSTEDPSHAPTLWIGDPPPDQPWSNWFGGGRGFFVRKTRWGSNTWHKIYLCSLYDGSRIEIFDQWTGSNWDFHAANGGSSEAFRFHSGSHGTYGEQNGHALVQIETGRPNGGCRAFGVKDDNNGNLFRIESGGNVYAKGSINANTADFGELMEWEDGNPDNEDRIGLPVVRAKDANSQPNGKIRIATADDDPNEIFGVMSGTAILVGNTFEDEWAEKDLRDAYGRILTEPCVQFSWQDKNGERVFYHEDRIPDGVIVPDLIIDQEDPKPTVTDPETGETINMSEQFYAVRRMRNSDGQPLMRNVQNPAYDPNRAYVGRQCRPEWDVIGFLGQIHLRAGVPVNPRWLKLRDSGEGVEVWLVR is encoded by the coding sequence ATGAGCAATCAGATTCCCAGCAACATCACCGATGATGCCTACGCCAATGAGATCGAGGGCGGATTTCGCGCCATGCTGGTTGGCCATAACGCCGATGGCAGCCATAAGGCCAATATCGATGCCGTGATCGGCGCCATCTACGCCGAACCCGCCGCTGTGGCGTATATTTCTACCACTCAGTTCACCGTGGCGGGGGATGTCACCGCCACTTACACCGTAGGACGGGCCATCAATGCGGTCTCCTCGGGCGCCAATGTCTGGAGTCATGTGGTCAGCGCCAGTTTTGATGGCGGTAGCGGACTCACCACCGTCACCGTCAGCGATGCTGTGATTCCGGCTGATCTGGCGCAGATCCTCTATGGCATCATCACCGATGAGCGACAGTTGCCGGAGATGGGGTTTCTCAAGGCCGATGGCTCCGAGCCCTCCACAGGGTTGCAGGACTTTCAATCAGGGATTCAAACCCCACTGTGGCGCATCTCCTCAGCGACCAACAAAGCCATCATCTACAAGCCTGATGGGACCAGTGAAGTATTCAAAATCGATCTGAATACGGGGCAGACCTCCATTCCCGGTTATCTCCTCATGGGCGCCATGGGTAGCGCCAACTTTGGCAATGGCGGTAGCACGGAAGATCCCTCCCACGCACCGACGCTGTGGATCGGCGACCCGCCCCCTGATCAGCCCTGGAGTAACTGGTTTGGCGGTGGGCGCGGGTTCTTCGTGCGCAAGACCCGTTGGGGCTCCAATACCTGGCACAAGATATATCTCTGCTCCCTCTATGATGGCTCTCGCATTGAGATCTTCGATCAGTGGACTGGTTCCAACTGGGATTTTCACGCTGCCAATGGTGGAAGCAGCGAGGCTTTTCGATTCCACTCCGGCTCACACGGCACCTACGGAGAGCAGAACGGACACGCCCTGGTGCAGATCGAAACCGGACGTCCCAACGGCGGCTGCCGCGCCTTCGGAGTCAAAGACGACAACAACGGCAACCTGTTTCGCATTGAATCTGGCGGCAACGTCTACGCCAAGGGCTCCATCAACGCCAACACTGCGGACTTCGGGGAGTTGATGGAGTGGGAGGATGGCAATCCCGACAATGAGGACCGCATCGGCCTGCCCGTGGTGCGCGCCAAAGACGCCAATAGCCAGCCCAATGGCAAGATTCGCATCGCCACCGCTGACGACGACCCAAACGAGATCTTTGGCGTCATGTCCGGCACCGCCATTCTGGTAGGCAACACCTTTGAGGATGAATGGGCGGAGAAAGATCTGCGTGACGCCTATGGGCGCATCCTCACCGAGCCCTGCGTGCAATTCTCCTGGCAGGATAAGAACGGCGAGCGTGTCTTCTACCATGAAGACCGCATTCCAGATGGCGTGATCGTCCCGGACCTGATCATCGATCAGGAAGATCCCAAGCCCACTGTGACCGATCCAGAGACCGGCGAAACAATAAACATGAGTGAGCAGTTCTACGCAGTGCGGCGCATGCGTAATAGCGATGGCCAGCCCCTCATGCGTAATGTGCAGAATCCGGCCTATGACCCCAACCGCGCCTACGTTGGTCGCCAGTGCCGCCCCGAGTGGGATGTTATCGGTTTTCTGGGGCAGATTCACCTTCGAGCAGGCGTGCCGGTCAACCCGCGTTGGCTGAAGCTGCGTGATTCTGGGGAGGGGGTGGAGGTGTGGCTGGTGAGGTGA